From Anthonomus grandis grandis chromosome 20, icAntGran1.3, whole genome shotgun sequence, the proteins below share one genomic window:
- the LOC126747945 gene encoding uncharacterized protein LOC126747945 codes for MFYGVVEFQAVSGSFKKELSVVPLTWLIKNESKCYWPLGTHNIPMNEFIKNCPPPKKNWPRYKVLKVHFKTADFELADKQVETIIKEYEQNENFSSVSKKSVSELSESSSDTDEENEPLKKRQKILEKEHRNKKTGNIVLSSINQNQSLLPDYQTNVLVTPSSSSTSTMTLYDEAFNNDIIIDHDSALDETAIMVETIQSNLNNSDSVGRASYSVIGHGSGMKQNARDITTLQTLNQNSVDFQHTVLTSLASIQTTNEQILLTMQEILRFNKKIALEKLIAPENLPSFPLKSMDEFSGFENLIKEDSTVKQYMVRRLAALGGSGVEAVTRRIMKFLLTNEVGNQFNWKGRHNKVSFETTASMAIVYGKILKQFAKS; via the exons ATGTTTTATGGTGTGGTCGAATTCCAAGCTGTATCTGGCAGCTTTAAAAAAGAGCTATCTGTAGTACCTCTTACATGGCTCATAAAAAATGAAAGCAAATGCTACTGGCCTCTAGGAACTCATAATATTCCCATGAATGAATTCATTAAAAACTGCCCTCCTCCAAAAAAGAATTGGCCCCGATATAAGGTTTTAAAGGTTCATTTTAAAACTG CCGACTTTGAGTTAGCTGATAAACAAGTTGAGACTATTATAAAAGAATATgagcaaaatgaaaatttttctagTGTAAGCAAAAAATCAGTTAGCGAGCTTTCTGAATCCTCTAGTGACACAGATGAAGAAAATGAACCGCTAaagaaaagacaaaaaattttagaaaagg AACACCGAAacaaaaaaactggaaatatcGTTTTGTCTAGCATAAACCAAAACCAATCTTTATTGCCAGACTACCAAACAAATGTTCTTGTTACACCATCAAGTTCTTCCACCTCAACGATGACCCTTTACGATGAAGCCTTTAATAATGACATCATAATAG atCATGATAGCGCGTTGGACGAAACTGCCATTATGGTCGAAACTATCCAAAGCAATTTGAACAACAGTGACTCCGTTGGCCGTGCAAGTTACTCTGTAATAGGCCATGGATCTGGTATGAAACAAAATGCACGTGACATAACTACATTACAGACATTAAACCAGAATTCAGTTG attttcagCACACAGTTTTAACAAGTCTGGCTTCAATTCAAACGACCAATGAACAAATACTTCTAACCATGCAGGaaatattacgatttaataaaaaaattgctttagaaaaattaatagccCCTGAAAATTTACCATCTTTTCCTCTTAAGTCCATGGATGAATTTTCaggttttgaaaatttaataaaagaggaCTCGACCGTCAAACAATATATG GTACGTCGATTAGCTGCTTTGGGAGGATCCGGGGTTGAGGCCGTAACAAGACGTATTATGAAATTTCTACTTACTAATGAGGTAGGGAACCAATTTAATTGGAAGGGTCGCCATAACAAAGTTAGTTTTGAAACCACTGCCAGTATGGCTATTGTTTACGGTAAAATTTTGAAGCAATTTGCAAAGAgctga